The Halichoerus grypus chromosome 14, mHalGry1.hap1.1, whole genome shotgun sequence genome contains a region encoding:
- the C14H9orf57 gene encoding uncharacterized protein C9orf57 homolog produces the protein MRRTVFSGVFMLLCLLSEPDSTSRCGAQVCVSNKLPSDGRCYLFKLKITIITIFSLSLSFSLAGLTSIFPFFFLLYFGDVRGMICRLCNLSMPFHGCLLDLGTCRTKPGQYCMKQTHLRGGIQWYSILGCTETHDDCFKKKTTSSGTRVTYCCHRTLCNF, from the exons ATGAGAAGGACTGTCTTCAGTGGTGTTTTTATGTTACTCTGCCTCTTGAGTG aacCTGATTCAACAAGTCGGTGTGGGGCCCAAGTTTGCGTGTCCAACAAGCTTCCAAGTGATGGAAGATGT tacctttttaagttgaaaatcactattatcactattttttctctctctctctctttctcgcttgCTGGTCTCActtctattttcccttttttttttctcctatactTTGGAGATGTTAGAGGTATGATTTGTAGATTATGCAACCTCTCAATGCCCTTCCATGGATGTCTTTTGGATTTGGGAACCTGCAGAACAAAACCTGGTCAGTATTGCATGAAACAGACTCACCTAAGAG gtGGAATTCAGTGGTATTCCATTTTGGGCTGCACAGAGACCCATGATGACTGCTTCAAGAAAAAGACAACGTCTTCTGGAACGCGTGTTACTTACTGCTGCCATCGCACCCTGTGCAATTTCTGA